From a region of the Mercurialis annua linkage group LG1-X, ddMerAnnu1.2, whole genome shotgun sequence genome:
- the LOC126665410 gene encoding 36.4 kDa proline-rich protein-like: MASRIIASTAFLVSLNLLFFTLVSSAYYPPSPSKSNDYTPDYTSNPTPATSEQKVYTSYYTSNPTSATPKQKEYTPDYASIPTSATPEQKEYTPDYTKNPTSATPEQKEYAPDYTKIPTSATPEQKEYAPDYTKNPTSASPEQKKYASDYTSNPSSETTVQKEYAPDYTNNPSSETPVQKEYAPDYTNNPSSATPKPINYAPDYTSNPSSTPSEPINYAPDYSSHPYAKPAKCPKDTLKLGVCVSLLKDLLGVTIGTPPHAPCCSLIGDLVDLEAAVCLCTTIKTSLLGINLNLPVNLSLLLNYCGKQVPEGFQCA, translated from the coding sequence ATGGCTTCAAGAATTATAGCCTCCACCGCGTTTCTCGTCTCCCTCAATCTCCTCTTCTTCACTTTGGTTAGCTCTGCCTATTATCCACCATCACCATCCAAGTCAAATGATTATACACCCGACTACACTAGTAATCCAACACCAGCAACATCAGAGCAAAAAGTATACACATCATACTACACTAGTAATCCAACATCAGCAACACcaaaacaaaaagaatataCACCTGACTACGCCAGTATTCCAACATCAGCAACACCGGAGCAAAAAGAATATACACCTGACTACACTAAGAATCCAACATCAGCAACACCAGAGCAAAAAGAATATGCACCCGACTACACTAAGATTCCAACATCAGCAACACCGGAACAAAAAGAATATGCACCCGACTACACTAAAAATCCAACATCAGCATCACCGGAGCAAAAAAAATATGCATCTGACTACACCAGCAACCCATCATCAGAAACAACAGTGCAAAAAGAATATGCACCTGACTACACCAACAATCCATCATCAGAAACACCAGTGCAAAAAGAATATGCACCCGACTACACCAACAATCCATCATCAGCAACACCCAAGCCAATCAATTATGCACCTGACTACACCAGCAACCCATCATCAACACCATCAGAGCCAATAAATTATGCACCTGACTACTCTTCTCACCCATACGCTAAACCTGCTAAATGTCCAAAGGATACCCTTAAATTAGGTGTATGCGTCAGCTTAttaaaagatttattaggtGTTACAATTGGTACTCCACCACATGCTCCTTGTTGCAGCCTCATTGGTGATCTTGTTGATCTTGAAGCTGCCGTTTGCCTTTGCACTACCATCAAAACTAGTCTTTTGGGCATCAACTTGAATCTTCCAGTTAACCTCTCCTTACTGCTCAACTACTGTGGCAAACAAGTTCCAGAAGGATTTCAGTGCGCatga